From the genome of Fundulus heteroclitus isolate FHET01 chromosome 9, MU-UCD_Fhet_4.1, whole genome shotgun sequence, one region includes:
- the rnf11b gene encoding RING finger protein 11b encodes MGNCLKSPTSDDISLLHESQSDRASYGDGADLDQEPPPPYQEQIHVPVYHPTPSQARLATQLTEEEQVRIAQRIGLIQHLPKGVYDPGRDGSEKKIRECVICMMDFVYGDPIRFLPCMHIYHMDCIDDWLMRSFTCPSCMEPVDAALLSSYETN; translated from the exons ATGGGAAACTGTCTGAAGTCTCCGACCTCGGATGATATTTCTCTGCTACATGAATCCCAGTCGGACCGGGCCAGCTATGGAGACGGCGCTGACCTGGACCAGGAGCCGCCGCCCCCCTACCAG GAGCAGATCCACGTCCCCGTCTACCACCCGACCCCCAGCCAGGCTCGACTGGCCACCCAGCTGACTGAAGAGGAGCAGGTCCGCATCGCTCAGCGCATCGGCCTCATCCAGCACCTCCCGAAGGGCGTCTACGACCCGGGCCGCGATGGCTCCGAAAAGAAGATCAGAGA GTGTGTCATCTGCATGATGGACTTTGTTTATGGGGACCCCATCCGGTTCCTGCCCTGCATGCACATCTACCACATGGACTGCATAGACGACTGGCTGATGAGGTCCTTTACCTGCCCCTCCTGCATGGAGCCTGTAGACGCAGCTCTGCTCTCCTCCTACGAGACCAACTGA